From a single Arachnia propionica genomic region:
- a CDS encoding RAMP superfamily CRISPR-associated protein, with protein sequence MSWWRVTVTSEQAIVIGTGATRAFHTPSLGYIPGSTLRGALATAWRIRYGDPDSVFRKTFDHSVRFGPLLAVTGDVASQSVLRRKYAPGDGEYVDCAFEDAGDAVGEHLKGDVIWGDKNALKVVTTTAIDPEKRTALDGNLFSREAHRRRQTYHGLIHGDENLVGRLVELESASIGGRRSVMGRARIRIEPTPPPELPASGDVVLRTLSPTIRLNEAGAPTLEWKGMKTFEGFEVVDAWGGRVAGEGISGWHLASGTPKPGDIAIAPGAVVKLREPDRNKVLKLLERGLGTRRAEGFGWLEQVTTPWRPPGGKPGEEHTGGVATPDLDAMLGWPLEDRKAVAGWLQELREGDYTKTLEGRRAWLNLTEGRRAAARRVIRDTPQAQRNPWASRLREGRN encoded by the coding sequence ATGAGCTGGTGGCGGGTAACTGTGACAAGCGAACAGGCGATCGTCATCGGCACCGGGGCCACCCGGGCCTTCCACACCCCAAGCCTCGGATACATTCCCGGTTCCACGCTGCGCGGGGCACTGGCCACCGCCTGGCGGATCCGGTACGGCGACCCGGATTCTGTCTTCCGGAAAACCTTCGACCACTCGGTGCGGTTCGGGCCCCTGCTGGCCGTGACGGGGGACGTCGCCAGCCAGTCCGTGCTGCGCCGCAAGTACGCCCCCGGCGACGGCGAATACGTCGACTGCGCCTTCGAGGATGCGGGGGATGCCGTGGGAGAACACCTCAAGGGCGATGTGATCTGGGGCGATAAGAACGCATTGAAGGTGGTGACCACCACCGCCATTGACCCCGAGAAACGCACCGCTCTCGACGGGAACCTGTTCTCCCGCGAGGCCCACCGTCGCCGGCAGACCTACCACGGCCTGATCCACGGCGACGAGAATCTGGTGGGGAGGTTGGTGGAGCTGGAATCCGCCAGCATCGGGGGTCGCAGAAGCGTCATGGGACGTGCCCGGATCCGGATCGAACCGACACCACCACCCGAGCTGCCCGCATCGGGGGATGTGGTGCTGCGCACCCTGTCGCCGACGATCCGCCTGAATGAGGCCGGCGCACCCACCCTCGAATGGAAAGGAATGAAAACCTTCGAGGGCTTTGAGGTCGTGGATGCCTGGGGTGGCAGGGTCGCGGGCGAGGGGATCAGCGGTTGGCATCTGGCGTCGGGCACCCCGAAACCCGGGGACATCGCCATCGCACCCGGGGCCGTCGTGAAACTGCGGGAACCCGACCGGAACAAGGTGCTGAAACTGCTGGAACGCGGCCTCGGGACCCGCAGGGCCGAGGGATTCGGATGGCTCGAACAGGTGACGACACCCTGGCGGCCACCCGGCGGGAAACCCGGCGAGGAACACACCGGGGGAGTCGCGACCCCGGATCTCGACGCCATGCTCGGCTGGCCGCTAGAGGACCGCAAGGCGGTGGCGGGCTGGCTGCAGGAACTGCGGGAGGGCGACTACACCAAGACCCTGGAGGGCAGGCGCGCCTGGCTGAACCTGACGGAGGGCCGGCGGGCGGCGGCCCGGCGCGTGATCCGCGACACCCCACAGGCGCAGCGCAACCCGTGGGCATCGAGGCTACGAGAGGGACGGAACTGA
- a CDS encoding RAMP superfamily CRISPR-associated protein — translation MILTYIRVTIRPLGPWRVGAVGQDQAALETLRDNAGRPALPPSSLAGSFRAGIDEAARELLMGQEKTKDGKPDFQASTLWFLGTRLTGGEEGQPEIRRRTATAVDRNRHAARNHGSHDVEEVYDTETIQLYLRHEGDPAKALQLLGQWQVTIGGGISTGLGHAKVTAISYRTLDLSHPADLLARVSLRDAGPDALDALLQGGTDHKVTAEESPTLLEATIRIDGLNLPTQNLKDQLRPEDHWFHGTRWKGILRGRVEYIGRSLGLDICGAEDQQWRGCGKCAVCEVFGSGETGVGRWSFHFTPLKPDHPAGRTRNAIDRFTGGVAEKKLFPEKTVTCQARLVIGQLRDVEEHHAWVLKALLLALRDLQEGYLGIGGRTSTGLGSVQFKKLKLGEEFQRFAMTTTLKDIEGITEADIELERTHRSLKEKEEKETQHA, via the coding sequence ATGATTCTCACCTACATTCGAGTGACGATCCGCCCGTTGGGACCGTGGCGCGTCGGAGCGGTCGGACAGGACCAGGCCGCGCTCGAAACGCTGCGCGATAACGCCGGAAGGCCGGCGTTGCCGCCGTCGAGCCTGGCCGGTTCCTTCCGGGCCGGCATCGACGAGGCAGCCCGGGAACTCCTCATGGGTCAGGAGAAAACGAAGGACGGAAAACCAGACTTCCAGGCCTCTACGCTGTGGTTCCTCGGCACCCGGCTCACCGGCGGCGAGGAAGGACAGCCCGAGATCAGACGCCGCACCGCCACCGCCGTCGACCGGAACCGTCACGCGGCCCGCAACCACGGGTCGCACGACGTCGAGGAGGTCTACGACACCGAAACCATCCAGCTCTACCTGCGGCACGAGGGCGACCCCGCCAAGGCGCTACAGCTACTCGGACAGTGGCAGGTCACCATCGGAGGCGGAATCAGCACAGGCCTCGGGCACGCCAAGGTGACGGCCATCTCGTACCGCACCCTGGATCTGTCGCACCCCGCCGACCTGCTGGCCCGGGTCTCACTGCGAGACGCCGGACCGGACGCCCTCGACGCCCTGCTGCAAGGCGGCACCGACCACAAGGTGACCGCCGAGGAATCACCCACCCTCCTGGAAGCGACGATCCGCATCGACGGACTGAACCTTCCCACCCAAAACCTGAAGGATCAGCTGAGACCAGAGGACCACTGGTTCCACGGCACCCGGTGGAAGGGAATCCTCCGGGGAAGGGTGGAATACATCGGACGCAGCCTCGGCCTGGACATCTGCGGCGCGGAGGACCAGCAGTGGCGCGGCTGCGGGAAGTGCGCCGTCTGCGAGGTCTTCGGGTCCGGAGAAACCGGGGTGGGCAGGTGGAGTTTCCACTTCACCCCACTGAAACCCGACCACCCGGCGGGACGAACCCGCAACGCCATCGACCGTTTCACCGGAGGAGTGGCGGAGAAGAAACTCTTCCCCGAAAAGACGGTGACCTGCCAGGCGCGGCTGGTGATCGGACAACTGCGCGACGTCGAGGAACATCACGCCTGGGTGCTGAAGGCCCTGCTGCTGGCGCTGCGAGACCTGCAGGAGGGATACCTCGGAATCGGAGGCCGGACCTCGACGGGGCTCGGTTCGGTGCAGTTCAAAAAGCTGAAGCTCGGCGAAGAATTCCAGCGTTTCGCAATGACCACCACCCTGAAGGACATCGAGGGCATCACCGAAGCCGACATCGAACTGGAAAGAACCCACCGCTCACTGAAGGAGAAAGAGGAGAAGGAGACGCAGCATGCCTGA
- a CDS encoding TIGR03986 family CRISPR-associated RAMP protein has product MFLRSNPMPVSITNPEIRGITAWSISSKANRSRCVSSVNGSPWTSRNPTRNAGSGNANWRYPRGKSGRKASATWPTGANSRSWGPIRSGCAGAKRVYEPGSRQPRRRANAERPKRSAERPRKKERKIQERLDEFHDGGNAFINPYTFVPLPDTVKRDKPRGHANAVEGGLTGYLDVEFAFRSPLMMPVDWKTATDTRIEECVTVPGSSVRGAVRSLFEVISSSCLSILDPDYLPVHREHLGMHLEKQLAVVDEVDSDGKVISVLPTSKVVWIRAKALWRLFGGAEGLRSGVRISFDDFDKKCTCPRSCGNKVNFGNEANQVTRDQLTSKGESTLTKGGDWVVHVADAGAKSSHPADHIYVAAGKLETTPVRLGERTWEGYRELCRRSVDVTGGELAPKAPAWDAKDWPEVLVKHKNGTTIGKRRRSDGALAPGDSVWITMSKGGESVVTGLTMSSSWRKLGEGPIRERLPDESLLPCRDPDELCPACATFGFIEARTEGQRGDQAEHNAYASHLRFGAFETDAPVSLRLVLPPPTRSPRPSAGAFYLEHPTAEGENREAGVAERGKPASHWGGLRSRSGMRRIAGRKFYWHGQEPEGTSLTPRQVRRAHYPKEGAPDCQETRRWITEGTPVLKGRIHFENIDACQLGFLMFALEPQELAERAGITVKGDLAIHLGGGKGLGFGTAVGRITDTCIQDAAGRYRAGAGTVEVDPCSAAMQVIDPEAPWITGLVRALGTSSVPADRIWYPTMGNFTRRGSEAEQKEFDKSFKYYAEFSGGKNNQIRMRTLPRIDDPIQYMSNEK; this is encoded by the coding sequence ATGTTTTTACGTTCGAACCCGATGCCTGTGTCGATTACGAACCCGGAAATCCGGGGTATTACCGCCTGGTCGATATCGTCAAAGGCGAATCGCTCGAGATGTGTCAGCTCGGTGAACGGATCTCCGTGGACATCGCGAAACCCAACAAGAAACGCCGGATCCGGGAACGCGAACTGGAGATACCCAAGGGGAAAGAGTGGACGCAAAGCCTCCGCGACATGGCCTACGGGCGCGAATTCGAGATCCTGGGGACCGATCCGGAGCGGTTGTGCTGGGGCAAAGAGGGTGTACGAGCCTGGGTCAAGGCAGCCACGGAGGAGAGCCAATGCAGAAAGGCCAAAAAGGAGCGCAGAGAGGCCGAGAAAAAAAGAGCGAAAGATTCAGGAGAGACTGGACGAGTTCCACGATGGTGGAAACGCCTTCATCAATCCCTACACCTTCGTTCCGCTGCCCGACACAGTGAAACGGGACAAACCCCGCGGCCACGCGAATGCCGTCGAGGGCGGGCTGACCGGATATCTCGATGTGGAGTTCGCTTTCCGTTCCCCGCTCATGATGCCGGTGGACTGGAAAACCGCCACCGACACCCGGATCGAGGAATGCGTCACCGTGCCGGGATCCTCCGTGCGAGGCGCCGTCCGGTCGCTGTTCGAGGTGATCAGCAGCAGCTGCCTGTCCATACTCGACCCCGACTACCTACCAGTGCATCGAGAACACCTGGGCATGCACCTCGAAAAACAGTTGGCTGTGGTGGACGAGGTCGATTCCGACGGGAAAGTGATCTCGGTACTGCCCACCAGCAAGGTGGTGTGGATCCGAGCCAAGGCGCTGTGGCGCCTGTTCGGCGGGGCGGAGGGGCTGCGCTCCGGGGTGCGGATCTCCTTTGATGATTTTGATAAAAAATGCACCTGTCCGCGTAGCTGCGGTAACAAAGTGAACTTCGGTAACGAAGCGAACCAGGTAACTCGTGACCAGCTCACATCAAAGGGGGAATCCACGCTCACGAAGGGCGGCGACTGGGTGGTGCACGTCGCCGACGCCGGGGCGAAGAGCAGCCATCCCGCCGACCACATCTATGTGGCCGCGGGGAAACTCGAAACCACCCCGGTCAGGCTGGGCGAGAGGACCTGGGAGGGCTACCGGGAGCTGTGCAGGCGCTCGGTGGACGTCACCGGCGGTGAGCTCGCCCCCAAGGCGCCCGCATGGGATGCAAAGGACTGGCCGGAGGTGCTGGTCAAGCACAAGAACGGCACCACGATCGGGAAACGACGCAGGAGCGACGGCGCCCTGGCCCCGGGCGATTCGGTGTGGATCACCATGAGCAAGGGTGGCGAGAGTGTGGTCACCGGGCTCACGATGTCGTCGAGCTGGCGGAAGCTCGGGGAGGGCCCGATCCGCGAGCGGCTTCCCGACGAGTCCCTGCTGCCGTGCCGAGATCCGGATGAGCTGTGCCCGGCCTGCGCGACCTTCGGTTTCATCGAGGCCCGCACCGAGGGTCAGCGAGGCGACCAGGCGGAACACAACGCCTACGCCTCCCATCTGCGGTTCGGGGCCTTCGAAACCGACGCGCCGGTGTCGCTGCGGCTGGTGCTGCCCCCGCCGACCCGTTCCCCGCGCCCGAGCGCCGGGGCGTTCTACCTGGAACACCCCACAGCGGAGGGTGAGAACCGGGAGGCGGGTGTGGCCGAGCGAGGGAAACCGGCGTCCCACTGGGGCGGTCTGCGGAGCCGCTCCGGGATGCGGAGGATCGCTGGCCGCAAGTTCTACTGGCACGGCCAGGAGCCCGAGGGCACGAGCCTCACGCCCCGCCAGGTGCGTCGTGCTCACTACCCGAAGGAAGGCGCCCCCGACTGCCAGGAGACCAGGCGCTGGATCACCGAGGGAACCCCCGTCCTGAAGGGACGGATCCACTTCGAGAACATCGACGCCTGCCAGCTCGGGTTCCTCATGTTCGCGCTGGAACCCCAGGAACTCGCAGAACGTGCCGGTATCACCGTCAAAGGTGACCTTGCCATCCACCTCGGTGGCGGCAAGGGCCTGGGTTTCGGCACCGCCGTCGGTCGCATCACCGATACTTGCATCCAGGACGCCGCGGGCAGGTACCGGGCAGGTGCAGGGACGGTGGAGGTGGATCCGTGCAGCGCCGCCATGCAGGTCATCGACCCGGAGGCGCCGTGGATCACCGGACTCGTCAGGGCGCTCGGCACCAGCAGCGTCCCCGCTGATCGCATCTGGTACCCGACCATGGGCAACTTCACACGGCGGGGCAGCGAGGCGGAGCAGAAGGAGTTCGACAAGAGCTTCAAGTACTACGCCGAGTTCTCCGGAGGCAAGAACAACCAGATCAGGATGCGCACCCTTCCCAGGATCGACGACCCGATCCAGTACATGAGCAACGAGAAGTGA
- a CDS encoding Cas10/Cmr2 second palm domain-containing protein, translating into MTCFASIGVSQIQGYLARSRRLWGRRGASDMLAYLTDTSGAADCIEERSFETAGEILQGFPGVTVNDDAVDVDSVLNIRGEDPGEVRKAAEALALNIKLHLPAAHVHTTFREVAGYGDVIRAEDDDIPAETRQYPPSMIEFPLAHHCDECSSGMASEETSVGDETTRLCGDCASRAPRKGRNRLLNWSLLGGVQQGFMVEQVMLRELRKQEKFGHLTQVEHFKELARLGDLGSEGSRTHTGNHVATIFADGNGFGKLFRELRAAAADSEDGLQELRRVSKAVKDATKLALRKAIEEITDDRGAAANPMPAVPHILGGDDVLVTVPATKAWPFLTTFLKHLEQEAGSDTFGLGAGKVSFSAGMVICKLAYPIGDQVELATTLLRTAKEAVRGNDWSFAWLDVTNEGPTPSRRFRTLDDWGRIEELRDLARRLGDDERGNAARATLRQELRIRDEKDRTLHLRHRASRLSGAADLLDAVFGRNWERATNQGTEELLTVLNIMRWYA; encoded by the coding sequence ATGACGTGTTTCGCATCCATCGGGGTCAGTCAAATCCAGGGGTATCTCGCCCGGTCCCGCCGCCTGTGGGGACGCCGCGGCGCCTCCGACATGCTGGCCTACCTCACCGACACCAGCGGGGCCGCCGACTGCATCGAGGAACGCAGTTTCGAGACCGCGGGGGAGATCCTGCAGGGTTTCCCCGGGGTGACGGTCAACGATGACGCCGTTGACGTCGACTCGGTGCTGAACATCCGGGGCGAGGATCCTGGCGAGGTCCGCAAAGCCGCCGAGGCCCTCGCGCTCAACATCAAACTGCACCTGCCCGCCGCACACGTCCACACCACCTTCCGGGAGGTTGCCGGGTACGGCGATGTCATCCGCGCCGAGGACGACGACATTCCTGCCGAAACCAGGCAGTACCCGCCGTCGATGATCGAGTTTCCCCTGGCCCATCACTGCGACGAATGCTCCTCGGGTATGGCCTCGGAGGAAACCTCGGTGGGGGACGAGACGACGCGGCTGTGCGGCGACTGCGCCTCCCGTGCTCCGCGGAAGGGCCGCAACAGGCTCCTGAACTGGTCCCTGCTGGGCGGGGTCCAGCAGGGATTCATGGTGGAGCAGGTCATGCTTCGCGAGCTCCGGAAGCAGGAGAAATTCGGACATCTCACACAGGTGGAGCATTTCAAGGAGTTGGCGCGGCTCGGTGATCTCGGCTCCGAGGGGTCGCGCACCCACACCGGTAACCACGTCGCCACCATCTTCGCCGACGGCAACGGCTTCGGGAAGCTGTTCCGGGAGCTGAGGGCGGCTGCTGCGGATTCGGAGGACGGTCTGCAGGAGTTGCGGAGGGTGTCCAAGGCCGTCAAGGACGCCACGAAACTGGCGCTGCGCAAAGCCATCGAGGAGATCACAGACGACCGGGGCGCCGCGGCGAACCCCATGCCCGCCGTCCCGCACATCCTCGGCGGCGACGACGTGCTGGTGACCGTGCCCGCCACCAAGGCATGGCCCTTCCTAACCACATTCCTGAAACACCTGGAACAGGAAGCGGGCAGCGACACCTTCGGGCTGGGGGCGGGGAAGGTCAGCTTCTCCGCGGGCATGGTGATCTGCAAACTCGCCTACCCCATCGGCGACCAGGTGGAACTGGCCACCACCTTGCTGCGCACCGCCAAGGAAGCGGTGAGGGGCAACGACTGGTCATTCGCCTGGCTGGATGTCACCAACGAGGGCCCCACACCGTCGAGACGATTCCGCACCCTCGATGACTGGGGGCGGATTGAGGAACTGCGAGACCTGGCGCGTCGGCTCGGCGACGACGAACGCGGCAACGCGGCGCGCGCCACCCTGCGCCAGGAACTACGGATCAGGGACGAGAAGGACCGTACCCTGCACCTGAGACACCGGGCCAGCAGGCTGTCCGGGGCCGCGGACCTCCTGGACGCGGTGTTCGGAAGGAACTGGGAGCGGGCCACGAACCAGGGCACCGAGGAACTCTTGACGGTACTGAACATCATGAGGTGGTACGCATGA
- the cas6 gene encoding CRISPR system precrRNA processing endoribonuclease RAMP protein Cas6 gives MESPRSFPAVRVRTWQVLLRMETGDHHLAPTPSGIHAMVSSWLHRSPGSGGGESHSEEHRYAVRWRQVSEFVVLVELRLFDDVLTPLLVDRVAFGKRERLGMVTLRVEGIQEVASANLAEITGRPLKGWRLRFPEGVTFKRGDFFMPWPDPYLLLGSIQRRLALICGRGRGERLPREVMASVFPTQVELQSVRWSEGDSRRASLLDVRVAIGEVDWLCTGDAASSSQIDRLLQVGELIGVGARTAWGTGVVEIADRIPMRAIAAGNKRHPRRGPSRPSGSGEARRTPSPRCVETGEWGFDDERPGGSRDRRFGSE, from the coding sequence GTGGAGTCACCGAGATCCTTTCCCGCGGTGCGGGTCAGGACCTGGCAGGTTCTACTGCGGATGGAGACGGGGGACCATCACCTGGCCCCCACACCCTCGGGAATCCACGCGATGGTCTCGTCGTGGCTGCACCGGTCGCCGGGCAGCGGCGGTGGGGAGTCGCATTCCGAAGAACACCGGTACGCGGTGCGGTGGCGGCAGGTCAGCGAGTTCGTTGTGCTCGTGGAGCTGCGGCTGTTCGACGACGTCCTGACCCCGTTGCTAGTGGACCGCGTCGCCTTCGGGAAACGGGAGCGGCTCGGCATGGTGACGCTGCGGGTCGAGGGGATCCAGGAGGTGGCCTCGGCGAACCTCGCCGAGATCACGGGCAGGCCGTTGAAGGGGTGGCGGCTGCGATTCCCCGAGGGCGTCACCTTCAAACGCGGCGACTTTTTCATGCCCTGGCCCGATCCGTATCTGCTGCTGGGCAGCATTCAGCGGCGACTTGCGCTGATCTGCGGTCGGGGCCGCGGCGAGCGGCTGCCGCGGGAGGTGATGGCGTCGGTGTTTCCCACGCAGGTGGAGCTTCAGTCCGTGCGATGGAGCGAGGGAGATTCTCGGCGGGCCAGCCTTCTTGACGTCCGTGTCGCGATCGGGGAGGTCGACTGGCTCTGCACCGGCGACGCGGCCTCGTCGAGCCAGATCGACCGGCTTCTCCAGGTGGGGGAACTGATCGGCGTCGGGGCGAGAACGGCCTGGGGAACCGGTGTGGTGGAGATCGCGGACCGGATCCCGATGCGCGCGATCGCCGCGGGCAACAAACGCCATCCCCGGCGTGGCCCGTCTCGTCCGTCAGGAAGTGGTGAAGCCCGAAGAACCCCGTCCCCACGGTGTGTGGAGACTGGGGAGTGGGGGTTCGACGACGAGCGGCCAGGCGGGTCGCGGGATAGGAGGTTTGGCAGTGAATGA
- a CDS encoding RAMP superfamily CRISPR-associated protein, which produces MTTTKTTIELDIRFNTAFRISQGYGQGEVDDVIDEENPLPATSLKGVMRDAARMVLPGKRRGTTYVDHHLVDAVFGKRGSGSSPWNFSDGKLDHTDELRERIRVRSRVAIDERRRARDGALLFAEELHADRATATISLTQPLPPEELETHVALLHVAARLVDGIGADRRRGLGWVSITTDTDDIEAMLTRIERARNGQAGNEQVRSAS; this is translated from the coding sequence ATGACGACGACCAAGACCACGATCGAGCTGGACATCCGTTTCAACACCGCCTTCCGCATCTCCCAGGGATACGGGCAGGGGGAGGTCGACGACGTGATCGACGAGGAGAATCCGCTGCCAGCCACGTCGCTGAAAGGCGTCATGCGGGACGCCGCCCGCATGGTCCTGCCGGGAAAACGACGAGGCACGACATACGTCGACCATCACCTGGTGGATGCCGTGTTCGGGAAACGCGGCAGCGGCAGCTCTCCGTGGAACTTCTCGGACGGGAAACTTGACCACACGGATGAGCTTCGGGAACGGATCCGGGTGCGCTCCCGGGTGGCCATCGACGAGCGGCGTCGCGCCCGGGACGGGGCGTTGCTTTTCGCGGAGGAGCTGCACGCGGATCGGGCCACCGCGACGATCTCCCTGACCCAGCCCCTGCCCCCGGAGGAGCTGGAGACACACGTCGCGCTGCTGCACGTCGCCGCGCGACTGGTCGATGGGATCGGCGCCGACCGGCGTCGCGGCCTGGGATGGGTGAGCATCACCACCGACACCGACGACATCGAGGCAATGCTCACCAGGATCGAGCGGGCCAGGAACGGGCAGGCCGGAAACGAGCAGGTCAGGAGCGCATCATGA
- a CDS encoding WhiB family transcriptional regulator, which produces MTIALDNATPCVKFASLFQNPLLEDETSVETAADIRTQAALAAHAAKLCGECPLRAQCLTDAVVSYDVAGFVAGTTETQRREIRARLDVTVEPEDLDSFAGVCSGRSFDHEEIHRLRQANPTQPLSAIAARVGCSISTVKRHLRRAEARSGVVKSIAKKRKPSKCEVLEAAVEVLSPASSVA; this is translated from the coding sequence GTGACCATCGCTCTCGACAACGCCACCCCTTGCGTCAAGTTCGCCTCACTCTTCCAGAATCCTCTCCTGGAGGACGAGACCAGCGTCGAGACCGCCGCCGACATCCGCACCCAGGCGGCTCTCGCCGCCCACGCCGCGAAGCTCTGCGGGGAATGCCCTCTGCGCGCCCAGTGCCTCACCGACGCGGTGGTCTCCTACGACGTCGCAGGTTTCGTGGCCGGCACCACCGAAACCCAGCGTCGCGAGATCCGCGCACGCCTCGACGTCACCGTCGAGCCGGAAGACCTGGACAGCTTCGCCGGAGTCTGTTCAGGCCGCAGTTTCGACCACGAGGAAATCCACCGGCTGCGGCAGGCCAACCCCACCCAGCCGCTGTCCGCCATCGCTGCGCGAGTCGGCTGCTCCATCTCGACGGTCAAACGCCACCTCAGGCGGGCCGAAGCGCGCAGCGGGGTCGTGAAGTCCATTGCCAAGAAGCGCAAGCCCAGCAAGTGTGAGGTGCTAGAGGCCGCCGTCGAGGTCCTGAGCCCCGCCTCCTCTGTCGCCTGA
- a CDS encoding CAP domain-containing protein, whose translation MKMTRLFAGALLAVVPLVAAPVSQASAVSDAPQAAVQGAPAVVVQSSAAYSRTILVKVNELRASLGLKPVTRYVQLDSIAQDWSQQMASRNSMSHRPQFSSKYPQGWSTASENVAMRGGSGGGDIGARLFEQWQKSPGHYANMVAPDANALGIGLAYNSSTKSWYGTQNFANYKNPGGSGLVAS comes from the coding sequence ATGAAGATGACGCGTTTGTTCGCGGGTGCCCTGCTGGCCGTCGTGCCGCTCGTCGCGGCTCCGGTAAGTCAGGCCTCCGCCGTATCGGATGCGCCTCAGGCCGCCGTGCAGGGTGCCCCCGCGGTGGTCGTGCAAAGCAGTGCCGCATACTCCCGCACCATCCTGGTCAAGGTCAATGAGCTGCGCGCCAGCCTCGGGCTGAAACCCGTGACGCGCTACGTCCAGCTGGACTCAATCGCCCAGGACTGGTCTCAGCAGATGGCATCGAGGAACTCGATGTCGCATCGGCCACAGTTCTCCAGCAAATACCCGCAAGGGTGGAGCACGGCCTCGGAGAACGTCGCCATGCGAGGCGGCTCCGGGGGCGGTGACATCGGCGCCCGACTCTTCGAACAGTGGCAGAAGTCGCCGGGCCACTACGCCAACATGGTCGCCCCCGACGCGAACGCGCTGGGCATCGGCCTGGCCTACAACTCGTCCACCAAGTCCTGGTACGGCACCCAGAACTTCGCCAACTACAAGAACCCGGGCGGTTCTGGTCTCGTCGCCTCCTGA